From Methanoculleus oceani, a single genomic window includes:
- a CDS encoding archaeosine biosynthesis radical SAM protein RaSEA translates to MRRQNGGAPENLDFTVPIGWEERVGYLDGRPIRRLIIFLRSTGCEWVEKTGGCTMCGFYCATSRGREVSAEEYIAQFEHVMNAVDLGDYPIVSIYNDGNIFNEKEMPVAAIEKICSYIDGYRNIRKVVVESRIDYSPDEHVAKMKKALNGRQLEVAFGFESANSQVMNLCINKGFSANNFDHFHSRMQGMGVLTKPLLLVKPPFLTEGEAIDDILRTVAYCVSRGIAYVDLEVTTVEKNTVVHELWKNNLYRPPWLWSLVDLLQQCRERFGDRAHVYVSPWNYSVESLDWARNCGKCDAEITGAIERYNCHFDTAEFDGLDCSCREEGWKKAAMVEDPRTIPERIREQLTYVRGARLSSQ, encoded by the coding sequence TTGCGCAGGCAGAACGGAGGCGCCCCGGAGAACCTCGATTTTACAGTACCCATCGGCTGGGAGGAGCGGGTAGGCTACCTTGACGGGCGGCCGATCAGGCGGCTGATCATCTTCCTCCGCTCCACGGGTTGCGAGTGGGTCGAGAAGACCGGGGGATGCACCATGTGCGGGTTCTACTGTGCGACATCCCGGGGCCGGGAGGTCTCGGCGGAGGAGTACATCGCACAGTTCGAGCACGTGATGAACGCCGTCGACCTGGGGGATTACCCGATCGTCTCGATATATAACGATGGCAACATCTTTAACGAAAAAGAGATGCCGGTCGCCGCCATCGAGAAGATCTGCTCGTATATCGACGGTTACAGGAACATCAGGAAGGTGGTTGTCGAGTCGAGGATCGATTACTCGCCGGACGAGCATGTGGCAAAGATGAAGAAGGCCTTAAACGGGCGGCAACTCGAGGTGGCGTTCGGGTTTGAGTCCGCGAACTCCCAGGTGATGAACCTCTGCATCAACAAGGGGTTCTCGGCAAATAACTTCGATCACTTCCATTCAAGGATGCAGGGAATGGGCGTGCTGACAAAACCCCTTCTTCTCGTAAAGCCGCCGTTCCTTACCGAGGGAGAGGCGATAGACGATATCCTGCGGACCGTGGCGTACTGTGTATCCCGGGGGATCGCCTATGTCGATCTCGAGGTGACGACGGTCGAGAAGAACACTGTCGTGCACGAACTCTGGAAGAATAACCTCTACCGCCCGCCGTGGCTCTGGAGTCTCGTCGATCTCCTGCAGCAGTGCCGGGAGCGGTTCGGGGATCGTGCCCACGTCTACGTCAGCCCCTGGAACTACTCGGTCGAGTCTCTCGACTGGGCCCGGAACTGCGGGAAGTGCGATGCCGAGATCACCGGTGCGATCGAGCGCTACAACTGTCACTTCGATACGGCGGAGTTCGACGGGCTGGACTGTTCATGTCGGGAGGAAGGGTGGAAGAAGGCCGCTATGGTGGAAGACCCCCGTACGATCCCGGAGAGGATCCGCGAGCAGTTGACATACGTCCGGGGTGCCCGGCTTTCGTCCCAGTAA
- a CDS encoding phenylacetate--CoA ligase family protein, whose translation MAEEYIGRGEKIVIRLGERICGRESFTAKALSILPSYNVYRKTYTLLQQSRRWSREELAAYQAQALSRLLDHAYENVPYYRRVFEERGLVPGDIQTPEDLVLLPFLTREDLQNNLPDLKARNYPETAFEYVTTGGSTGIPVGFYYEKGVSRAREWAFMKTQWDRVGYRFGDRCVVLRGYIVGSPEDGIYWKKTLCGRWLLMSSHHMTEETMPAYIDRIRRFKPRFIQGYPSTAVILARYMREHGIEPFPTVKAVLCGSENLYPWQRDLLAEAFGCRVFSWYGNSEQTVLAGECEESTRYHIFPEYGIVELIGRDGRPVEGPGAMGEVVATNLTNFVCPLIRYRTMDLATAAGGACACGRSYPLLERVEGRVQDFIVTCKGEFLSGIAMNIDTDAFDNVKQFQFYQEKVGEVILNIVRKSTFSKQDAEYLYHEVSRSCGDDVIITIRYVDNIPLTARGKYRYFVQNLPIRFSEREGVKVEHVSPDMSA comes from the coding sequence ATGGCAGAAGAGTACATAGGCAGGGGAGAGAAGATCGTGATACGCCTGGGCGAGAGGATCTGCGGCAGGGAGTCGTTCACAGCAAAAGCCCTCAGCATCCTCCCCTCCTACAACGTCTATCGAAAGACTTACACCCTCCTTCAGCAGTCCCGGCGGTGGAGCCGGGAAGAACTCGCGGCCTACCAGGCGCAGGCGCTCTCGCGCCTGCTCGACCACGCTTACGAGAACGTCCCCTACTACCGCCGGGTCTTTGAGGAGCGTGGCCTCGTGCCCGGGGACATCCAGACCCCGGAAGACCTTGTCCTCCTCCCGTTCCTGACCCGGGAAGACCTGCAGAACAACCTCCCCGACTTAAAAGCCCGGAACTACCCGGAGACGGCCTTCGAATACGTCACCACCGGCGGTTCCACCGGCATCCCGGTCGGGTTTTACTACGAGAAAGGGGTCTCCCGGGCCCGGGAGTGGGCGTTCATGAAGACCCAGTGGGACCGCGTCGGCTACCGGTTCGGCGACCGGTGCGTCGTCCTCCGGGGCTACATCGTCGGGTCCCCAGAAGACGGCATCTACTGGAAGAAGACGCTCTGCGGCAGGTGGCTGCTGATGTCCTCCCATCACATGACCGAGGAGACCATGCCGGCCTACATCGACCGGATCCGGAGGTTCAAACCCCGGTTCATCCAGGGATACCCCTCCACGGCCGTGATCCTGGCCCGGTACATGCGGGAGCACGGCATCGAGCCGTTCCCGACCGTGAAAGCGGTCCTCTGCGGGTCCGAAAACCTCTACCCCTGGCAGCGGGACCTGCTTGCAGAGGCGTTCGGGTGCCGGGTCTTCTCCTGGTACGGGAACTCCGAGCAGACGGTGCTCGCCGGCGAGTGCGAGGAGAGCACCAGGTATCACATCTTCCCCGAATACGGGATCGTCGAACTGATCGGGAGAGACGGCCGGCCCGTCGAGGGGCCGGGCGCGATGGGGGAGGTGGTCGCGACGAACCTCACCAACTTCGTCTGCCCCCTCATTCGCTACCGGACCATGGACCTTGCCACGGCAGCCGGGGGGGCCTGTGCCTGCGGGCGGAGTTACCCGCTGCTCGAGCGCGTGGAGGGGCGGGTTCAGGACTTCATCGTGACGTGCAAAGGAGAATTCCTCTCCGGGATCGCCATGAACATCGACACCGATGCGTTCGATAACGTTAAACAGTTTCAGTTCTACCAGGAGAAGGTTGGAGAAGTCATCCTGAACATCGTGAGAAAATCGACGTTCAGCAAGCAGGACGCGGAGTATCTCTACCATGAAGTGAGCCGGAGTTGCGGTGACGACGTCATCATCACCATCAGGTACGTCGACAACATACCGCTCACCGCCCGCGGCAAATACCGCTACTTCGTCCAGAACCTGCCAATACGCTTCAGCGAACGAGAGGGGGTGAAGGTTGAGCATGTATCACCCGACATGTCCGCCTGA
- a CDS encoding phenylacetate--CoA ligase family protein, whose translation MHTKAGLLNWASHANPLTVKALSLVPSYRTYRKMYALLQQSQWWSREELVAYQTRALSRLLDHAYENVPYYHRVFEERSLVPGDIRTPEDLVLLPFLTKEIIQANLADLKARNYPETAFEYVRTSGSTGTPMGFYYEKGVSRAREWAFMKTQWDRVGYRFGDRCVILRGHVVDAASSGVSWRRALFGRWLIMSSHQMTEEALPAYIDWIRKFRPRFIHAYPSTAVILARYMREHGIEPFPTVKAVLCGSENLYPWQRSLLAEAFGCRVFSWYGNSEQTVLAGECEESTLYHIFPEYSIVELIGGDNRPVEGPGAMGEVVATNLTNFVCPLIRYRTMDVAVATEKQCSCGRQYPLLEKVEGRLQEFIVTRSGHLISVTPINYESEAFENIRQFQMYQEERGELIMKVVRKPAYTEEDTQQLTRELRWQLGDEVNVHVRFVDEIPRTEGGKFRYLIQKLPISIGDL comes from the coding sequence GTGCATACGAAGGCCGGTCTCTTGAACTGGGCATCTCACGCGAACCCGCTCACCGTAAAAGCGCTCAGTCTGGTGCCGTCCTACCGTACGTATCGGAAGATGTATGCGCTTCTCCAGCAGTCCCAGTGGTGGAGCCGGGAAGAACTCGTGGCCTACCAGACCCGGGCGCTCTCTCGCCTGCTCGACCACGCTTACGAAAATGTCCCCTACTACCACCGGGTCTTTGAGGAGCGGAGTCTCGTGCCCGGGGATATCCGGACACCGGAGGACCTTGTCCTCCTCCCGTTCCTGACCAAAGAGATCATCCAGGCCAACCTCGCCGACCTGAAGGCCCGGAACTACCCGGAGACGGCCTTCGAGTACGTGCGCACATCCGGCTCCACCGGCACCCCCATGGGGTTCTACTACGAGAAAGGAGTCTCCCGGGCCCGGGAGTGGGCGTTCATGAAGACCCAGTGGGACCGCGTCGGCTACCGGTTCGGCGACCGGTGCGTCATCCTCCGGGGGCACGTCGTAGACGCGGCATCAAGCGGTGTCTCCTGGAGGCGGGCGCTCTTCGGCCGGTGGCTGATCATGTCCTCCCACCAGATGACCGAAGAGGCGCTGCCGGCCTATATCGACTGGATACGGAAATTCCGGCCCCGGTTCATCCACGCCTACCCCTCCACGGCCGTGATCCTGGCCCGGTACATGCGAGAGCACGGCATCGAGCCGTTCCCGACCGTGAAGGCGGTCCTCTGCGGGTCCGAGAACCTCTACCCCTGGCAGCGGAGCCTGCTTGCAGAGGCGTTCGGGTGCCGGGTCTTCTCCTGGTACGGGAACTCCGAGCAGACGGTGCTCGCCGGCGAATGCGAGGAGAGCACCCTCTACCATATCTTCCCCGAATACAGCATCGTCGAACTGATCGGGGGAGACAACCGGCCCGTCGAGGGACCGGGCGCGATGGGAGAGGTGGTCGCGACAAACCTCACCAACTTTGTCTGCCCCCTCATCCGCTACCGGACCATGGACGTCGCGGTTGCCACCGAGAAGCAGTGCTCGTGCGGGAGGCAGTACCCCCTGCTCGAGAAGGTGGAGGGGAGACTGCAGGAGTTCATCGTAACCCGGAGCGGGCACCTGATATCCGTCACCCCCATCAACTACGAATCGGAAGCGTTCGAGAACATCCGACAGTTCCAGATGTACCAGGAGGAGAGGGGCGAGCTCATCATGAAGGTCGTCAGAAAGCCGGCCTACACCGAGGAAGACACGCAGCAACTGACCAGGGAGCTCCGGTGGCAGCTCGGCGACGAGGTGAACGTCCACGTCCGTTTCGTCGATGAGATCCCCCGCACCGAAGGCGGGAAGTTCCGGTACCTTATCCAGAAACTCCCCATCTCGATCGGGGATCTCTGA
- a CDS encoding GNAT family N-acetyltransferase, producing MVLELVKDREIWDSFVDASPYGLLFHKWDYITITAQHAGYRLLPYGVYKGEELVCLAPLFFKSAHGVKMLFSPPPMQAVVPYQGFVPAKEFDALKLGKKEVIMDLVAGDLSAEIEAISPHYFSLTLVPGLTDIRQFLWRGYAPKVHYTYVIDLSRPIEAIWGDFHYKLRNKIRKAEKAGMDLVRSADISTLYASIAKRFSQPEMNIPVISRRYVEDLFRAYPDHLAAYYLYDREGALTGAVATQEYKRFLLWMGTPRIESAHAGNEYLQWLLVQRTRAEGYRTFENIGANTPDLNFFKSRFCSDLGMYMEVFRKDMVGTLAEWAYSTVVNKPWLKRRVVSYID from the coding sequence ATGGTGCTCGAACTCGTGAAAGATAGAGAGATCTGGGATTCATTTGTTGATGCAAGCCCTTACGGGCTGCTTTTCCACAAGTGGGACTACATAACGATCACCGCGCAGCATGCGGGGTATCGGCTCCTCCCCTACGGGGTTTACAAGGGTGAGGAACTGGTCTGCCTCGCTCCGCTCTTCTTCAAGAGCGCGCACGGGGTAAAGATGCTTTTTTCGCCGCCGCCCATGCAGGCGGTCGTCCCCTACCAGGGCTTCGTCCCGGCGAAGGAGTTTGATGCGCTGAAACTGGGCAAGAAGGAGGTGATCATGGACCTTGTTGCGGGCGACCTCTCCGCGGAGATCGAAGCGATCTCGCCGCACTACTTCTCCCTGACCCTTGTGCCCGGCCTCACCGATATCAGGCAATTCCTCTGGAGGGGGTATGCCCCGAAGGTCCACTACACGTACGTGATCGACCTTTCGCGGCCGATCGAGGCGATCTGGGGCGATTTCCACTACAAACTCCGCAACAAGATCCGGAAGGCCGAGAAGGCCGGTATGGATCTCGTGCGGAGCGCCGATATTTCGACGCTGTATGCATCGATTGCCAAACGGTTCAGCCAGCCGGAGATGAACATCCCTGTGATCAGCAGGCGCTACGTCGAGGACCTCTTCCGTGCGTACCCGGATCATCTCGCGGCTTACTATCTCTATGACCGGGAAGGCGCGCTCACGGGGGCTGTCGCCACCCAGGAATACAAACGCTTCCTGCTATGGATGGGAACGCCGCGGATCGAGAGTGCTCATGCCGGGAACGAGTATCTCCAGTGGCTCCTGGTCCAGCGTACACGGGCTGAGGGTTACCGGACCTTCGAGAACATCGGAGCGAACACGCCGGACCTGAACTTCTTCAAATCCAGGTTCTGTTCGGATCTCGGCATGTATATGGAGGTCTTTCGGAAGGATATGGTCGGGACGCTGGCGGAATGGGCCTACAGCACCGTCGTCAACAAACCCTGGCTGAAGCGCAGGGTCGTCTCTTATATCGACTGA
- a CDS encoding GNAT family N-acetyltransferase — MTARRVDDRDTWDTFIDESPSGLLFHKWDYLHLTAKHTECTLLPYAVYKGDEPVCVFPLFCRRMHGINAVFSPPPLTVIPHLGCVMSRGFEGLKQSKKESLLGMIAGEILEEIRDLSPNYLSIAFVPEFNDIRHYLWDRCDARVRYTYTINLDRPLEDLWSNLHYKLRNKLKKEAAAGLRLEKTGDISTLHGLISDRYRDPSLDIPPIRRDYLEDLVRAYPDRIGIYCLYDAEDEVAAVVAAQEYKRFLLWIGTPKVETAHAANEYLQWLLIQRAQAEGYRIFENMGANNPDLVFFKSKFNPDLKMYFEVEKKDTLGAVSEWAYLSFAKKLMVPYIR, encoded by the coding sequence ATGACCGCGAGAAGAGTTGACGACAGAGATACCTGGGACACCTTCATCGATGAGAGCCCCTCGGGCCTCCTCTTTCATAAGTGGGACTACCTGCACCTGACAGCAAAGCATACGGAGTGCACGCTCCTCCCGTACGCGGTCTATAAGGGGGATGAACCTGTCTGCGTATTCCCGCTCTTTTGCAGGCGGATGCATGGCATTAACGCTGTTTTCTCCCCTCCCCCGCTCACGGTGATACCCCATCTCGGGTGCGTGATGAGCAGGGGGTTCGAAGGGCTTAAACAGAGCAAGAAGGAATCCCTCCTCGGGATGATTGCAGGGGAGATCCTGGAAGAGATCCGGGACCTCTCACCGAACTACCTCTCGATAGCCTTCGTCCCGGAGTTCAACGATATACGCCATTACCTCTGGGACCGGTGCGACGCACGGGTCCGGTATACCTACACCATCAACCTCGACCGGCCGCTTGAGGACCTCTGGAGCAACCTTCACTACAAACTCCGGAACAAACTGAAGAAAGAAGCCGCGGCCGGTCTCCGGCTGGAGAAGACAGGCGATATCTCCACGCTTCATGGGCTCATCTCCGATCGTTACCGGGATCCGTCGCTCGACATCCCGCCCATACGGCGGGACTACCTCGAAGACCTCGTGCGTGCCTACCCGGACAGGATCGGCATCTACTGCCTCTACGATGCAGAGGACGAGGTCGCGGCCGTGGTGGCAGCTCAGGAGTACAAGCGGTTCCTGCTCTGGATAGGGACACCGAAGGTCGAGACCGCCCATGCTGCAAACGAGTATCTCCAGTGGCTCCTGATCCAGCGTGCGCAGGCCGAAGGCTACCGCATCTTTGAGAACATGGGTGCGAACAACCCGGACCTCGTCTTCTTCAAGTCGAAGTTCAACCCGGACCTCAAGATGTACTTCGAGGTCGAGAAGAAAGATACCCTCGGGGCGGTCTCCGAGTGGGCATACCTCTCCTTCGCCAAGAAGCTGATGGTCCCCTACATCAGGTGA
- a CDS encoding phenylacetate--CoA ligase family protein encodes MGVRMNHRGLKALRLEDSVTARALRILPAYSAYSKTYTLLQQSRRWSREELAAHQAQALSRLLDHAYENVPYYRRVFEERGLVPGDIQTPEDLVLLPFLTREDLQNNLPDLKARNYPETAFEYVTTGGSTGIPVGFYYEKGVSRAREWAFMKTQWDRVGYRFGDRCVVLRGYIVGSPEDGVYWKRALLGRWLLMSSHHMTEETMPAYIDRIRKFRPRFIQAYPSTAVILARYMREHGIEPFPTVKAVLCGSENLYPWQRDLLTETFRCRVFSWYGNSEQTVLAGECEESTRYHIFPEYGVVELIGRDGRPVEGPGAMGEVVTTSLINPICPLIRYRTMDVAVLGKAPCSCGRAYPLLERVEGRLQEFIVTKDRRFISMTAVNMHSDVFDNVAQFQFYQREEGEVLMRIVKKPGYVDRDTERILRELNRKFEGDVDVTIRFVETIPRTRRGKYQFLIQDLPLDQWGISV; translated from the coding sequence ATGGGTGTGCGGATGAATCATCGGGGATTGAAGGCTCTCCGGCTTGAAGATTCTGTGACGGCGAGGGCACTCCGCATCCTTCCCGCATACTCTGCGTACAGTAAGACTTACACCCTCCTTCAGCAGTCCCGGCGGTGGAGCCGGGAGGAACTCGCGGCTCACCAGGCGCAGGCGCTCTCGCGCCTGCTCGACCACGCTTACGAGAACGTCCCCTACTACCGCCGGGTCTTTGAGGAGCGTGGCCTCGTGCCCGGGGACATCCAGACCCCGGAAGACCTTGTCCTCCTCCCGTTCCTGACCCGGGAAGACCTGCAGAACAACCTCCCCGACTTAAAAGCCCGGAACTACCCGGAGACGGCCTTCGAATACGTCACAACCGGCGGTTCTACCGGTATCCCGGTCGGGTTTTACTACGAGAAAGGGGTCTCCCGGGCCCGGGAGTGGGCGTTCATGAAGACCCAGTGGGACCGCGTCGGCTACCGGTTCGGCGACCGGTGCGTCGTCCTCCGGGGCTACATCGTCGGGTCCCCAGAAGACGGCGTCTACTGGAAGCGGGCACTTCTCGGCCGGTGGCTGCTGATGTCCTCCCATCACATGACCGAGGAGACCATGCCGGCCTACATCGACCGGATCCGGAAATTCCGGCCCCGGTTCATCCAGGCGTACCCCTCCACGGCCGTGATCCTGGCCCGGTACATGCGGGAGCACGGCATCGAGCCGTTCCCGACCGTGAAAGCGGTCCTCTGCGGGTCCGAAAACCTCTACCCCTGGCAGCGGGACCTGCTCACCGAAACCTTCAGGTGCCGGGTCTTCTCCTGGTACGGGAACTCCGAGCAGACGGTGCTCGCCGGCGAGTGCGAGGAGAGCACCAGGTATCACATCTTCCCCGAATACGGGGTCGTCGAACTGATCGGGAGAGACGGACGGCCCGTCGAGGGGCCGGGCGCGATGGGGGAGGTGGTCACGACGAGCCTCATCAACCCTATCTGTCCCCTCATCCGCTACCGGACCATGGACGTTGCGGTTCTCGGGAAGGCCCCCTGTTCCTGCGGCCGTGCCTACCCGCTGCTCGAGAGAGTGGAAGGAAGGCTCCAGGAGTTCATCGTCACGAAGGATCGCCGGTTCATATCGATGACGGCGGTGAATATGCACTCCGATGTCTTTGACAACGTTGCACAGTTCCAGTTTTATCAGAGGGAGGAAGGAGAGGTTCTGATGCGAATTGTGAAAAAACCGGGGTATGTCGACCGGGATACGGAACGCATTCTCCGGGAACTCAACAGGAAATTTGAAGGCGACGTGGATGTGACCATCCGTTTCGTCGAGACTATTCCCCGCACCCGGCGCGGCAAATACCAGTTCCTGATACAGGACCTGCCGCTGGACCAGTGGGGCATTTCGGTGTGA
- a CDS encoding CapA family protein: protein MQKLRLTAVGDTWARTAKNGYPFGEVRHLLRDKDVLFGNLETTLSDTGDPAEKHHVIFTCPDAARHLVEAGFDVMSVANNHSGDLGAAGFKNTLNALESRGILAVGGSATEERQEPVILEKNGISIGFAGYTIGKLAISREISVNRLVEEDVFRDIASLKGRCDHIAVSLHWGTEMAYYPSPEQIDLAHRLIDAGATLILGHHPHTMQAIERYHGGLIAYSLGMFQFEPQWPHNISREAIILSVDLQKNGVVGEYEAQPLIIDDDFIPHPAEGVLGMEILDFLDEISRPVAEGRLTRARWFEEIAPVYMKMNLESYRYRIRRKGLFPLLEMGAWFFTPFCLKCYVGLVRRLFRPAPTRERRAPGQNAGN from the coding sequence ATGCAAAAACTCAGATTAACGGCAGTCGGAGATACATGGGCCCGGACAGCGAAAAACGGGTACCCGTTCGGGGAGGTCCGGCATCTCCTCCGGGATAAGGACGTCCTCTTCGGGAACCTGGAGACCACCCTCTCGGATACGGGAGATCCGGCAGAGAAGCATCACGTGATCTTCACGTGCCCGGATGCGGCCCGCCATCTGGTGGAGGCCGGGTTCGACGTCATGAGCGTTGCAAACAACCATTCCGGCGACCTCGGTGCCGCGGGCTTCAAGAACACCCTGAATGCCCTCGAGAGCCGGGGCATCCTCGCCGTCGGCGGATCGGCGACCGAGGAACGGCAGGAGCCGGTCATCCTCGAGAAGAACGGCATCTCGATCGGGTTTGCGGGCTATACGATCGGCAAACTCGCCATATCACGCGAAATCTCGGTCAACCGGCTGGTCGAGGAGGATGTCTTCAGGGATATCGCGTCCCTTAAGGGCCGGTGCGACCATATCGCCGTCTCGCTGCACTGGGGGACGGAGATGGCCTACTACCCGTCCCCCGAGCAGATCGACCTCGCCCACCGGCTCATCGATGCAGGGGCCACCCTGATCCTCGGGCACCACCCCCATACCATGCAGGCGATCGAGCGCTACCACGGGGGGCTCATCGCCTATTCGCTCGGCATGTTCCAGTTCGAACCCCAGTGGCCTCACAACATCTCACGGGAGGCGATCATCCTCTCGGTCGACCTGCAGAAGAACGGCGTCGTCGGGGAGTACGAGGCGCAACCGCTCATCATCGACGACGATTTCATCCCCCATCCCGCAGAGGGGGTCCTGGGAATGGAGATCCTAGACTTCCTCGACGAGATCTCGCGGCCGGTCGCCGAAGGCAGGCTCACCAGAGCAAGGTGGTTTGAGGAGATCGCGCCGGTCTACATGAAGATGAACCTCGAGAGTTACCGTTACCGGATACGCCGCAAAGGTCTCTTTCCCCTCCTGGAGATGGGGGCCTGGTTCTTTACGCCCTTCTGCCTGAAGTGTTACGTCGGCCTGGTCCGCCGGTTGTTTCGCCCGGCGCCGACGCGGGAGAGGCGCGCGCCCGGACAGAACGCCGGGAACTGA
- a CDS encoding thiamine pyrophosphate-dependent enzyme, whose amino-acid sequence MSAIPKEEYLYKCTSACAGCSSSLCLRYVLKAAGPDSVLVVPACCTSVIQGIYPGTAMNVPVYNIAFAAAAACASGLSNALSALGKETNVIVYAGDGGTVDIGIQSLSGAFERGTNFLYICYDNEAYGNTGMQRSGSTPLGARTTTTPGGKPTAKKDLDRIVEAHNPPYMATACSAYPLDLYKKVKKALSIEGPKFIHILAPCPPGWRYPTEKTVEMGKLAVKTGTWILYEREFGKLAISGPSKAAMKKPAPLEDYIKGQGRFKNLSPEIFDEMRQQVERNIQRLSREEAGVC is encoded by the coding sequence TTGTCCGCGATTCCAAAGGAGGAGTATCTCTATAAGTGTACGTCCGCCTGTGCGGGGTGCAGCTCTTCCCTGTGTCTTCGTTATGTGCTCAAAGCCGCCGGCCCCGACTCTGTCCTGGTCGTGCCCGCCTGCTGCACCAGCGTCATCCAGGGGATCTACCCCGGCACGGCAATGAACGTGCCCGTCTATAACATAGCATTTGCCGCAGCCGCCGCCTGCGCCTCCGGCCTGAGCAACGCACTTAGTGCGCTCGGGAAAGAGACCAACGTCATCGTCTACGCAGGCGACGGCGGAACGGTCGATATCGGAATTCAGTCGCTCTCCGGCGCTTTTGAGCGCGGCACCAATTTCCTCTACATCTGCTACGACAACGAGGCATACGGCAACACCGGCATGCAGCGGTCGGGCTCGACGCCCCTCGGGGCACGCACCACCACGACCCCCGGCGGCAAGCCCACGGCCAAGAAGGACCTCGACCGGATCGTCGAGGCGCATAACCCCCCCTACATGGCGACCGCCTGCAGCGCCTACCCTCTCGACCTCTACAAGAAGGTGAAGAAGGCGCTCTCGATCGAGGGTCCCAAGTTCATCCATATCCTCGCACCGTGCCCGCCGGGGTGGCGCTACCCCACGGAGAAGACCGTCGAGATGGGGAAGTTGGCGGTGAAGACCGGGACGTGGATTCTCTACGAGCGCGAGTTCGGGAAACTCGCGATCAGCGGCCCGTCGAAGGCCGCGATGAAGAAGCCCGCGCCTCTCGAGGACTACATCAAAGGCCAGGGCAGGTTCAAGAACCTGAGCCCCGAGATCTTTGACGAAATGCGCCAGCAGGTGGAACGGAACATTCAGCGCCTTTCCCGCGAGGAGGCCGGCGTATGCTGA
- a CDS encoding transketolase C-terminal domain-containing protein, with protein sequence MLTIATGNKAVAAAVKAAKPGVVAAYPITPQTEIVEQLAEYVTTGELESRYIPVESEHSAMAACIGASAGGVRTFTATSSHGLLYMHEMVHWTAGARLPVVMANVNRALGPGWNTWAEHTDAFSQRDTGWLQVFVGTVQEAYDATLMAFKIAENEKVLLPVMVNLDGFTLSHIMQSLETVEIGDFLPPFHLPHAIDTENPCGYGPMTGPADYFRFRWDIERSMRDARGVIADVEREFAERFGRSYGPTEDYRCEDADVVVIAMGSLGKEAEVAIDRLRDDGVKAGSMRLRWFRPFPDLDLAGREVVVIDRDYSFGFGGVVAHSIRSKTGIEPYSVIAGLGGQEVTYNDIADFVRNRCPGEETWFGVSDHV encoded by the coding sequence ATGCTGACGATCGCGACCGGCAACAAGGCTGTGGCGGCCGCGGTGAAGGCCGCAAAACCCGGCGTCGTCGCCGCATACCCGATCACCCCCCAGACCGAGATCGTCGAGCAGCTCGCCGAGTACGTCACCACCGGTGAGCTCGAAAGCCGGTACATCCCGGTGGAGAGCGAACACTCGGCGATGGCCGCCTGCATCGGGGCGAGCGCGGGGGGCGTGCGCACCTTCACGGCGACGAGTTCGCACGGTCTCCTCTACATGCACGAGATGGTCCACTGGACTGCGGGCGCACGCCTGCCGGTCGTCATGGCGAACGTCAACCGCGCTCTCGGACCCGGGTGGAACACCTGGGCGGAGCACACCGATGCTTTCTCCCAGCGCGACACGGGCTGGCTGCAGGTCTTCGTGGGCACGGTCCAGGAGGCCTACGACGCCACCCTGATGGCCTTCAAGATCGCCGAGAACGAGAAGGTTCTCCTTCCCGTGATGGTCAACCTGGACGGATTCACGCTCAGCCACATCATGCAGTCGCTGGAGACGGTCGAGATCGGCGACTTCCTGCCCCCCTTCCATCTCCCGCACGCCATCGACACGGAGAACCCCTGCGGCTACGGGCCCATGACCGGACCGGCCGACTACTTCCGGTTCCGCTGGGATATCGAGCGGTCGATGCGCGACGCCCGGGGCGTGATCGCGGACGTCGAACGGGAGTTTGCGGAGCGGTTCGGTCGCTCCTACGGCCCTACCGAGGACTACCGGTGCGAAGATGCCGACGTCGTCGTCATCGCCATGGGATCGCTCGGGAAAGAGGCGGAGGTAGCGATCGACCGCCTCCGCGACGATGGGGTTAAGGCCGGGTCCATGCGCCTGCGCTGGTTCCGCCCCTTCCCGGACCTCGACCTTGCCGGGCGGGAGGTCGTGGTGATCGACCGCGACTACTCCTTCGGCTTTGGGGGCGTGGTGGCGCATTCCATCAGGTCGAAGACGGGAATCGAGCCCTACAGCGTGATCGCCGGCCTCGGCGGCCAGGAAGTCACCTATAATGATATTGCAGACTTTGTCCGGAACAGGTGTCCCGGCGAAGAGACCTGGTTTGGGGTGAGCGACCATGTATGA